A single Oncorhynchus mykiss isolate Arlee chromosome 24, USDA_OmykA_1.1, whole genome shotgun sequence DNA region contains:
- the LOC110489559 gene encoding lysosomal amino acid transporter 1 homolog, translated as MPRFPGRTADVAANLTSPVLGRPLCANGTPWILYLFEECVENVWEYWSVVIGLISMFCFLLSTLPQVYEAYRNGKVEEAMSFGFLLFLFSGDLSSLIGCVLTSQLPIQIVTVVFYIFTDLLLISQFLYYKIKNNSPKKRPTLKWLCFLWCGASTVALLILPKFITDNNPSANTQSASNSVEISGYACGYLASIFYLSSRFPQLYKNFKRQSTEGTSYMLFALAMMGNGTYGLSVIVVLPALAGSKQTFILKHLAWLIGSLGVLLLDFFVTAQFIIYRKNHSAKTSKKMNVPEVEPLLCEEEELSTF; from the exons ATGCCCCGCTTCCCGGGGAGGACTGCGGACGTGGCCGCGAACCTGACTTCCCCCGTGCTGGGTCGGCCACTGTGCGCTAACGGGACGCCCTGGATCCTCTACCTGTTTGAGGAATGCGTGGAGAATGTGTGGGAATACTGGAGCGTAGTCATCGGGCTGATTTCAATGTTCTGTTTCTTGCTGTCTACTCTGCC gCAAGTCTATGAGGCTTATCGCAATGGTAAAGTGGAGGAGGCCATGTCGTTTGGCTTTCTGCTCTTCCTCTTCAGTGGGGACCTCAGCAGTCTAATAGGCTGCGTCCTGACCAGCCAGCTGCCCATCCAG attgtGACAGTAGTGTTCTACATCTTCACTGATCTCCTGCTCATCTCCCAGTTCCTCTACTACAAGATAAAGAACAACTCACCTAAAA AGCGCCCCACGTTGAAGTGGTTGTGTTTCCTGTGGTGTGGGGCTTCCACTGTGGCCCTCCTGATCCTCCCCAAGTTCATCACTGACAACAACCCCTCTGCCAACACTCAG AGTGCCTCTAACAGCGTGGAGATCTCTGGTTATGCCTGTGGATACCTGGCCTCCATATTCTACCTCTCCTCTCGTTTTCCACAGCTCTACAAAAAT ttTAAGCGGCAGTCCACAGAGGGCACGTCGTACATGCTGTTTGCCCTGGCCATGATGGGCAACGGGACCTACGGGCTCAGTGTCATTGTGGTTCTACCAGCTCTGGCCGGCTCCAAACAGACCTTCATCCTCAAACATCTGGCCTGGCTCATCGGCAGCCTGGGAGTCCTCCTCCTAGACTTCTTT GTCACCGCCCAGTTCATCATCTATAGGAAGAACCACTCCGCTAAAACCAGCAAGAAGATGAACGTTCCTGAAGTAGAACCTCTGCTCTGTGAAGAGGAGGAACTGTCCACGTTCTAG